The genomic window AGATCTGCATAGGAATGGGAACTTGAAGGTTCAGTCTCATTTCAATCTTAGGTTCCTCTTCAAGTAATCACATTCTTATGTAACTTTTCCAGAAAGGAGGTATGATATATGAGGTTTGATAAGCTTATTATCTTGGTTCTGACAATTTTGGCTGTAGTGCATGTGGCTTACTCCCAAAAGCGAAGTGAACGGGGGGTAGTGTATGTATCAACAAGCGGTAATGATGCTAATGATGGTATATCAAAAGCAACTCCAGTCAGAAGTATTCAGACTGGGATAAGTAGAGCAGTAGAGCATAAGATTAGGGTGATATTGATTACAACGGGTTTATACACACCTGGTAGTGGGTTGAATGTGGGAGACAGTGGTGTTGTGATAACTAACAGTGACATATCAATTGTAGGAGGATGGAATAGTAGTTTTGACAAGATTGTAGGATACAGTGAGTTAGATGGTGATAATAAGGTTAAGCATGTGATATTTGCTACAAATGTAACAAACGTTGTGATGAGTAACCTGGTTGTAAGGAAAGGTTATGCTGGTAAGTTTCCCCATAATAGAGGTGGAGGGATATACTTGAGTAATGTTTCTTATAGTTTAGTGAGCAATGTTGTGGTATCAAACAATAGTGCTGAAGGAGACGGAGGAGGAATATGCTTGATCTCATCGTCTAACAACACAATATCTGCAACTGTTTATACTAATGTTTCCTCCTTCAATGGAGGAGGAATGTTTTTAAATTCGTCACATAATAACAAGATAAGCGGAAATATCTATAACAATAGGACCTCAGGTGGTGGAGGAGGGCTAATTCTAGAGCTATCGGATAATAACACAATAACTGGTAATATTTACAATAACAGTGCCAATGGTGGTGGAGGAGGAATATACTTAGATTCATCATACAATAACACGTTAAGTGGAAGTGTGTATAGCAATAGCGCTGATTATGACGGAGGAGGTATATTTCTACTTTCATCGGATAACAACAAGATAAGTGGAATTATTTATGGAAATGATACCGATATGAATGGGGGAGGAGCATATTTGGAGCTATCATCCGGTAATGTAATAAGCAGTAGTATTTGTAATAACAGTAGTGCTAGTAATGGTGGAGGTTTAATTTTATATTTGTCGTCCAATAATACTATAAGTGGGAATGTTTATAATAATAGTGCTAACTTTGGAGGGGGAGGATGTTTAGTTTTATCAGCTAACAACAGAGTAAGTGGAGATGTCTATAATAACAGCAGTGTTGATTTTGGAGGAGGACTGATTTTGTATTTGTCATCTGATAACACTTTAAGCGGAAATGTTTATAATAACAGAAGCACTAGTTACGTTGGAGGGGGGATATTTCTACTTCTGTCCTCTAACAATACAGTAAGTGGAAATGTATATGGGAATAGTGCTAATGCCTTCGGAGGAGGAATATTTCTGGGATTGTCGTATAAAAATACGATAAGTGGAAATGTTTATAATAATAGTGCTAGTTTTGGGGGAGGAATAGTTATAGATACTTCACCGAGCACTTTTGTTCTTAATTCCTACATAACCAATAACTGGGCAACATTAACGAATTCTGTTATACACATTAACGGAGATTCAAGTGGGCTTGTTATATCCAATTGCTTCATAGGTGGTAATAACAAAATAGATTCAATAGGCATATATGAAGACAACCAAGACGTAATGGGACACAAATTGGTGAATAATACATTCATAACAAATAGGTTAAAGTTCTTGTATAGAGAATTTACTGATAGTAGGTTTATAACTAATGATTCTGGTTGGATGAGAATAAACAATCCTTCAGCTATAGATTCAACAGCTGATTCTGTAAATAACAAAGCTACGAATATGTAATTTAGGGTTCGTTAAGACTAAGAAAAGTCAAGTATCCGAGAAAACACTGTAACCTCAAAAGTCAAGACTGTCTATTTCTACCAAATACTAGTAGGAATATTACCCTTAACTTAAAATTTATTTCAACTTTTCGTAATAAACTAGTTTATAATATAAATTGTAATTCTCGGGAGGGATCTATGCGAAGTGGTGTCAGCTTATTGCTTGTTGACTTGGTGGCACTTGCTAGGTTTGTGGTGGTTGTTACTTTAGTGGTTACTGCGTTCTGTATTAGTAATGTCTTTGGGATAAGTGGTGAGGAAATTCTTAGAAAAATTGATAGTAACCTCAACTTTAGGAGTGCTGTAATGACTGCTAAGATGGAGATATACCTACCTGGGCAACCTCCGAGGGTAAAAATTTTTAAGTCCTGGGTAGTTGGTGAACAGAAGGCTTATGTTGAATTTCTAAACAAAGAGGACAAGAACATAAGGTATCTTAAGATTGGTAAGCAACTGTGGGTTTATGATAAGTCTGAGAACAATACTTTTCTGATATCTGGACACCTACTTAAGCAGGGTATGATGGGGAGTGATATCTCTTATGAGGACGTTTTGGAGTCTGAAGATATTTACGCAAAGTACAGTATAACTCTTGAAAAGGAGGATAGTATAAATGGTAGAGACTGTTACGTTGTCTCTCTTAAGGCCAAAGCAGAGAATGTCTCTTACTATTTTAGGAAAATGTGGGTTGATAAGGAATACTTTATACCCCTAAGAGAGGAAATGTTTGCATTGAGTGGAAGGTTGCTTAAGGTTGCAGAAGTTGAGAAAGTCAAATCCTTCGGAGGTAAATACTACCCTACTAGAAGTGTAGTTTCTGACAAACTCAAAGAGAATACTAAGACTGTGATTGAGATACAGGAGGCAAACTTTGATGTTAGCATCTTAGATAGTATATTTACAAAGAGGCATCTGGAAAGGTAATGTAAAAGTTGAGGTGGGTTTAAGGTCTTTAGAGGTATGGTATGAGAAATGGTATTGTGGTAGTTTTTTTTGTGATTCTAGCCAGTTCTGGTTTTGCCTGGGATGATGGTGGTGTTATTGCATCTGGACACTTCAGGACAGACGTTGGTATTCTTTTTGCAATTTCAAACTCTCATCTTGAAAACTATTACTACTTCGGCAAGAACACACTACGGGTTGATGTGGTAAATAGCGATACAGCTTACGGAAAGATAGACGGGAGTGTTGATCTTCATATAGTCTCAGGAAGATACTACGATATATTCTTCTTACAAACAAATGGGATACTACTAGGGGATAATGTTTTACTGCTTATCAACCTAAGAAAACTATACCTTGCAGTTAGTCTTGACTGGGTAGACATAAGCATCGGAAGACAGTTGCTTAGGTTTGGTCAAGGACTTGTATTTTCTCCTATAAATTTCTTTGATAAACTTGATATATCAGATATCAACTTTTCAAGAATTGGTTCAGATTCAATAAGATTAAAAGCGTATTTAAGTGATACAAGCGATGCTAACCTAATTGTAGTTCCGAGAACGCAGGTGACGAATTCCGATTTTTCGGCCAGACTTTCGTTTATGTTAGCAGGAATCAACATGGAAGGGGCAATTGGATATTTTGGGCAGAATGAAGAAGTAAGAGCTGGGTTATCTTTCAAGGCTGATGTAGAAGTTGGTATATACGGAGAATTTGCTTACAATTACCATAACCAAGAAACAAATAGATACTTTGAGTTTGTCATAGGAGGAGATTACTCAATATTCAAGAAGTTGGTGGTAAGAGGTGAATACTACTTTAACTCTCTTGATGTAGCTAAACTGCCATTGCAATCTGCTATAAGCTTAAGGAACTACCCATTCGTTTCAAAACAATACGCCATGCTACAGCTATCTTATCTACCGGACATAACAACTACTGCTACTTTATCCATTATCAAAAATTTAGAAAAAGACGGGTTTATACTTTATGCGGGAATTACGAAAAGTATGTTCCAGAACGTGAACTTTTACTTTGATACAAAGTTCTTTTACAGAGACATCAGTGGAATATTCCAAACAAACTACAACTTTCTACACTCTTCTCTAGGATTTGAGATAAAGTACTAGCTTTACAAAACTATATCAGTGTGAGTAGAATAGTGCCCAACTATTACAAGAGCTGTTAAGTGAATCTCAGTCCTAACTTTCTTTAAAGACCAATGGTAGAGCAACGAGGTCCAAAAGTCTGACAATTAGGTATGGTTTTCTTTTCTGTTTTAAGCTTAAGTCAATAAAGTCCAAAATTCATAACTGAGAATAGTTTTTCTTTCTCTTGCATTCCTATCGGGAATTAGATTGGTTCTTTTCTTAGTAAGTATCTAAGAAGCTTGGTGCGAAATTAAGTTTTTTAACTGACGACACTGCCTGGAACTTAAGTAAGCAGAGTTTAGAATCCTGCTTATCAACTAGTAGAGATTGGAACTTATTGAAGGTTAAGTGGAAAGGGTTTCAATAGCTCTTTTACTATTCTTGGTTAGAGGTTTTTGCCTTTGCGACAGCTTTATAATATTGAAACATAAGTATGTTACTTTTATGATTAAATCTAGATTTTTGTGTGTAGAGAGGGGAATGTGTGAGGGGACCTAATATAGATTTATCAAAATATGAGCTAGATCCAGAGGAAGAGGACAAGAGATGGAGGGAGTATAAGAAGACAAGGGATATAAAGATTAGGAATTTTTTCATAGAGAAGTATTCTCCTCTTGTTAGGTATGTAGTTGCGAATATGAATATTACTGTAAACGATCAATCAGACTATGATGATCTTGTAGGCTGGGGGATTGATGGGCTTATAGATGCTATTGAGAGATTTGATCCTGATAGGGGGGTTAAGTTCAAGACATATGCTATAATAAGAATCAGAGGAGCGATATATGATAAGCTTAGGGAGATGGATTGGATACCAAGGTCGGTGAGACAGATTGAAAGGGAATACCAGAAGGCTCTTTCGGAGCTACAATATGAGCTAGGTGAGAAGCCATCTGAAGAAATGATAGCGGAAAAGTTAGGAATTTCTCTTGAGGAGTTTTATGAGACTTCTCTCAGGCTTCAAAACTCAAGAAACTATATTAATTCTCTGGACGATGTGTTATTTCCTGATACTTCTTCCGATAGTGCTATAACTCTTGAAGATGTTATAGAGGCGCCAGATGAGGTTACAAATCCTGAGAGTATAGTTATTAGAAATGAGATAATAGAGAAGATAAAAGAAGCTATTAAGGAGCTTCCTGAAAAGGAGCTTCAGGTTATAATGCTTTATTATCATGAGGAGCTAACTTTAAAGGAGATAGGAGCGGTTTTAAATGTAACCGAATCAAGGGTTTCGCAGTTGCATGCTAGAGCCTTAGAGTTGCTAAAAGAGAAGTTAAAACCTTTTCTCAAAGGAAGAATTAAGGAAAAAGAGTAGGTGCTATGACTGAAGAAGAGTTCATAAAGAGGAGCAAAGAGAATCTTAGGAGGATACTTAAGGCTGAAAATTTGCTGAATGAAAGGTTAGAGAAAGCTTTTGATAGAGTTCCTAGGGAAGAGTTTTTCCTTCCTCAGAACCGTAGTAATGCTTATCAAAACAATGCTTTTGAGATAGGGTTTGGACAGACGATCTCACAACCTAGTATGGTATTTATAATGCTGAAAAAACTTGAGGTTAACAAGTCTCATAAGGTGCTTGAGATTGGAACTGGGAGTGGTTATTTGACTGCTTTGTTATGTGAGCTTTCTTACTTTGTATACTCTATGGAGATAATTCCTGAATTAGCGAGTATGGCAGAATCAAGATTAAGAAAACTTGGGTATAAAAATTTCAGTATAATAATTGGAGATGGTAGTGAAGGATTACCAACATATATGCCATACGATAGGATAATAGTGAGTGCTGCTTGTCCAGGGATACCTTCACCGTTGATTGAGCAACTTGCTGACGGAGGAATATTAATCCTTCCAGTGGGAGGATTGGAATTTCAAAGATTGGTTGCTGTTAAGAAACAGGGTAAAGGAACCGAGATTAAAGAAGATATAACTTGCAGATTTGTACCACTTATGGGTAAGAGAGGCTTTAAAAATGAGATTACCAAGAATTATTAGTCTTGTTTTTATGTTTTTAGTTTTTGTGATTAGTTTTGCTTCTATGGAGGTAGTACTTGTTCCAAAAACGACATTAGAAAGTGTTGGTGAAGTGACTTTAGTGATTAGTAAGGTAAAGCTTACTAATGCTTTTGTTAGGCTTTCATATAATACTAACATTGTTTTTCCTTTTTATCCGGCGCATATGGGTATGGTCTCTATAATTCCAATTCCACCTGAAATTAGGATGAAAAAGGTTTTGTTGGAAGTTTTGGAAGACGGTAAAACTCTC from Brevinematia bacterium includes these protein-coding regions:
- a CDS encoding NosD domain-containing protein, whose amino-acid sequence is MRFDKLIILVLTILAVVHVAYSQKRSERGVVYVSTSGNDANDGISKATPVRSIQTGISRAVEHKIRVILITTGLYTPGSGLNVGDSGVVITNSDISIVGGWNSSFDKIVGYSELDGDNKVKHVIFATNVTNVVMSNLVVRKGYAGKFPHNRGGGIYLSNVSYSLVSNVVVSNNSAEGDGGGICLISSSNNTISATVYTNVSSFNGGGMFLNSSHNNKISGNIYNNRTSGGGGGLILELSDNNTITGNIYNNSANGGGGGIYLDSSYNNTLSGSVYSNSADYDGGGIFLLSSDNNKISGIIYGNDTDMNGGGAYLELSSGNVISSSICNNSSASNGGGLILYLSSNNTISGNVYNNSANFGGGGCLVLSANNRVSGDVYNNSSVDFGGGLILYLSSDNTLSGNVYNNRSTSYVGGGIFLLLSSNNTVSGNVYGNSANAFGGGIFLGLSYKNTISGNVYNNSASFGGGIVIDTSPSTFVLNSYITNNWATLTNSVIHINGDSSGLVISNCFIGGNNKIDSIGIYEDNQDVMGHKLVNNTFITNRLKFLYREFTDSRFITNDSGWMRINNPSAIDSTADSVNNKATNM
- a CDS encoding outer membrane lipoprotein-sorting protein; this translates as MRSGVSLLLVDLVALARFVVVVTLVVTAFCISNVFGISGEEILRKIDSNLNFRSAVMTAKMEIYLPGQPPRVKIFKSWVVGEQKAYVEFLNKEDKNIRYLKIGKQLWVYDKSENNTFLISGHLLKQGMMGSDISYEDVLESEDIYAKYSITLEKEDSINGRDCYVVSLKAKAENVSYYFRKMWVDKEYFIPLREEMFALSGRLLKVAEVEKVKSFGGKYYPTRSVVSDKLKENTKTVIEIQEANFDVSILDSIFTKRHLER
- a CDS encoding FliA/WhiG family RNA polymerase sigma factor; its protein translation is MRGPNIDLSKYELDPEEEDKRWREYKKTRDIKIRNFFIEKYSPLVRYVVANMNITVNDQSDYDDLVGWGIDGLIDAIERFDPDRGVKFKTYAIIRIRGAIYDKLREMDWIPRSVRQIEREYQKALSELQYELGEKPSEEMIAEKLGISLEEFYETSLRLQNSRNYINSLDDVLFPDTSSDSAITLEDVIEAPDEVTNPESIVIRNEIIEKIKEAIKELPEKELQVIMLYYHEELTLKEIGAVLNVTESRVSQLHARALELLKEKLKPFLKGRIKEKE
- a CDS encoding protein-L-isoaspartate(D-aspartate) O-methyltransferase; amino-acid sequence: MTEEEFIKRSKENLRRILKAENLLNERLEKAFDRVPREEFFLPQNRSNAYQNNAFEIGFGQTISQPSMVFIMLKKLEVNKSHKVLEIGTGSGYLTALLCELSYFVYSMEIIPELASMAESRLRKLGYKNFSIIIGDGSEGLPTYMPYDRIIVSAACPGIPSPLIEQLADGGILILPVGGLEFQRLVAVKKQGKGTEIKEDITCRFVPLMGKRGFKNEITKNY